One genomic region from Osmerus mordax isolate fOsmMor3 chromosome 4, fOsmMor3.pri, whole genome shotgun sequence encodes:
- the LOC136942238 gene encoding MOB kinase activator 2 isoform X1 — MGGCHSYPSAAETDTTTLHLSDITDDKLGINNNNLEERPYLQPENVRERITDTNMSSFTTLPPGLDHTEWLATNTVAFFQNTNLLSSALSEFCTTASCPTACGPGNTVYVWTDDQGKKLKCSAPLYFDYAMSYIQELLADEDVFPTKAGSVFPAGFVFLVQKVFLLLFRSLAHIYWSHYRETLALGLHPHLNTLFTHLIHFTLQHRLLDPEHTDTLRDLISALGQNS; from the exons ATGGGGGGTTGTCATAGTTACCCCTCTGCTGCGGAGACAGACACCACGACCCTTCACCTCTCTGACATCACTGATGATAAACT GGGTATAAACAATAACAACCTGGAAGAGCGTCCATATCTTCAGCCTGAGAATGTGCGTGAGCgcatcacagacacaaacatgtcCAGCTTCACAACCCTGCCCCCTGGGCTCGACCACACGGAGTGGCTGGCTACCAACA CAGTAGCATTCTTTCAGAACACCAACCTGCTCTCCAGCGCTCTCTCTGAGTTCTGCACCACAGCTTCCTGTCCTACGGCCTGTGGACCGGGCAACAC ggtgtacGTCTGGACAGATGACCAAGGGAAGAAGCTCAAGTGCTCTGCTCCTCTTTACTTTGACTACGCCATGTCATACATTCAGGAGCTACTGGCGGATGAAGATGTGTTCCCTACTAAAGCAG gttCGGTGTTCCCTGCAGGTTTTGTCTTCCTGGTCCAGAAGGTGTTTCTGCTGTTGTTCAGGTCTCTGGCCCACATCTACTGGTCCCACTACAGGGAGACTCTGGCCTTAGGCCTGCACCCTCACCTCAACACCTTGTTCAcacacctcatacacttcaCCCTGCAGCATCGACTACTGGATCCTGAGCACACGGATACTCTAAGGGACCTGATCTCTGCTCTGGGACAGAACAGCTAG
- the LOC136942238 gene encoding MOB kinase activator 2 isoform X2, translated as MGGCHSYPSAAETDTTTLHLSDITDDKLGINNNNLEERPYLQPENVRERITDTNMSSFTTLPPGLDHTEWLATNIAFFQNTNLLSSALSEFCTTASCPTACGPGNTVYVWTDDQGKKLKCSAPLYFDYAMSYIQELLADEDVFPTKAGSVFPAGFVFLVQKVFLLLFRSLAHIYWSHYRETLALGLHPHLNTLFTHLIHFTLQHRLLDPEHTDTLRDLISALGQNS; from the exons ATGGGGGGTTGTCATAGTTACCCCTCTGCTGCGGAGACAGACACCACGACCCTTCACCTCTCTGACATCACTGATGATAAACT GGGTATAAACAATAACAACCTGGAAGAGCGTCCATATCTTCAGCCTGAGAATGTGCGTGAGCgcatcacagacacaaacatgtcCAGCTTCACAACCCTGCCCCCTGGGCTCGACCACACGGAGTGGCTGGCTACCAACA TAGCATTCTTTCAGAACACCAACCTGCTCTCCAGCGCTCTCTCTGAGTTCTGCACCACAGCTTCCTGTCCTACGGCCTGTGGACCGGGCAACAC ggtgtacGTCTGGACAGATGACCAAGGGAAGAAGCTCAAGTGCTCTGCTCCTCTTTACTTTGACTACGCCATGTCATACATTCAGGAGCTACTGGCGGATGAAGATGTGTTCCCTACTAAAGCAG gttCGGTGTTCCCTGCAGGTTTTGTCTTCCTGGTCCAGAAGGTGTTTCTGCTGTTGTTCAGGTCTCTGGCCCACATCTACTGGTCCCACTACAGGGAGACTCTGGCCTTAGGCCTGCACCCTCACCTCAACACCTTGTTCAcacacctcatacacttcaCCCTGCAGCATCGACTACTGGATCCTGAGCACACGGATACTCTAAGGGACCTGATCTCTGCTCTGGGACAGAACAGCTAG